The following coding sequences are from one Streptomyces sp. NBC_01294 window:
- a CDS encoding ABC transporter ATP-binding protein/permease: MPELVLELNGRTWTLDPSRSYSLGRDPQGDVVIDDARVSWRHATITWNGQGWGIEDHGSTNGTYVHGARVQQTQLVPGTPVHLGNATDGPRLNLSAAAAPQPAVAQQAPAQAYAQPQAPAYQAPQQQPQQQAWEQQQNHAQQAHFPHQQGGAAPRPAQGAAPVYGDRSPTTFHQLSLGHVMRIGRALENELVVSDLQVSRHHAEFRSMPGGRFEIHDLGSHNGTYVNGQPLPKSGTALLGPNDIVGVGHSTFRIVGDRLEEFVDTGEVSFSARHLTVTVDGGKQILKDVTFGVPEKSLIGVIGPSGSGKSTLLKALTGYRPADQGDVLYDNRNLYKQFAELRQRIGLVPQDDILHKELRVSTALKYAAKLRFPGDTAESERAARINEVLRELKLDIHKDKKITALSGGQRKRVSVALELLTKPSLIFLDEPTSGLDPGMDRDVMQLLRGLADDGRTVLVVTHSVAELAICDKLLVMAPGGSVAYFGPPDEALNFFGYTTWADVFSAFENYRDYDWAGRWKGSQHYQLYAADIDAVAPQSVAMPSPQQMMPPKPQGWGSQLWTLIRRYVSVIASDKGFIGLMLILPAVLGVVSTVIPATFGLAPPKPPSQFNGDAGTIMLILAVGMCFSGAANSVRELIKERVIYERERATGLSRSAYLMSKVIVLGVITAIQGVVICAIGFFPRDLPAEGLLMPPAVELCLSVIALGFTSMMFGLVISSLVKTAEKTMPLLVMFAIVQVVFTGILFQVYDSPGLEQFAWLMPSRWAVAAAGTTLNLGTLMPPWDRDNPTNTDPLWDATVGQWSLNITVLLLIGIACGFLVQRLLRRHEPEVMRAGR, from the coding sequence GTGCCGGAACTCGTACTGGAATTGAATGGAAGGACCTGGACGCTCGATCCGTCCAGGTCGTACTCGCTGGGGCGCGATCCCCAGGGAGACGTGGTGATCGACGACGCCCGCGTGTCGTGGCGGCATGCCACCATCACCTGGAACGGCCAGGGTTGGGGCATCGAGGACCACGGCAGCACCAACGGCACCTACGTGCACGGCGCCCGGGTCCAGCAGACCCAGCTCGTGCCCGGCACGCCGGTCCACCTGGGCAACGCGACCGACGGGCCGCGACTGAACCTGAGCGCCGCCGCCGCGCCGCAGCCGGCCGTGGCCCAGCAGGCCCCGGCGCAGGCGTACGCCCAGCCGCAGGCCCCGGCCTACCAGGCCCCGCAGCAGCAGCCCCAGCAGCAGGCCTGGGAGCAGCAGCAGAACCACGCGCAGCAGGCCCACTTCCCGCACCAGCAGGGCGGCGCCGCACCCCGCCCCGCGCAGGGCGCGGCGCCCGTCTACGGCGACCGCAGCCCGACGACGTTCCACCAGCTCTCGCTGGGTCACGTCATGCGGATCGGCCGTGCGCTGGAGAACGAACTGGTGGTCTCCGACCTCCAGGTCTCCCGCCACCACGCCGAGTTCCGCTCGATGCCGGGCGGCCGCTTCGAGATCCACGACCTCGGCAGCCACAACGGCACCTACGTCAACGGTCAGCCGCTGCCCAAGTCGGGCACCGCGCTGCTCGGCCCGAACGACATCGTCGGCGTCGGCCACTCGACGTTCCGGATCGTCGGCGACCGCCTCGAGGAGTTCGTCGACACCGGCGAGGTCTCCTTCTCGGCCCGCCACCTCACCGTCACGGTCGACGGCGGGAAGCAGATCCTGAAGGACGTCACCTTCGGCGTCCCGGAGAAGTCGCTGATCGGCGTCATCGGCCCGTCCGGCTCCGGCAAGTCCACCCTGCTCAAGGCGCTGACCGGCTACCGGCCCGCCGACCAGGGCGACGTCCTCTACGACAACCGCAACCTGTACAAGCAGTTCGCGGAGCTCCGCCAGCGCATCGGCCTGGTCCCGCAGGACGACATCCTGCACAAGGAGCTGAGGGTCAGCACCGCGCTGAAGTACGCGGCCAAGCTCCGCTTCCCCGGCGACACCGCCGAGTCCGAGCGCGCCGCCCGCATCAACGAGGTGCTGCGCGAGCTCAAGCTCGACATCCACAAGGACAAGAAGATCACCGCGCTCTCGGGTGGTCAGCGCAAGCGCGTCTCCGTGGCCCTGGAGCTGCTCACCAAGCCCTCGCTGATCTTCCTGGACGAGCCCACCTCCGGCCTCGACCCGGGCATGGACCGCGACGTCATGCAGCTGCTGCGCGGCCTCGCCGACGACGGCCGCACGGTCCTCGTCGTCACCCACTCGGTCGCCGAGCTGGCCATCTGCGACAAGCTGCTGGTCATGGCCCCGGGCGGTTCGGTCGCGTACTTCGGCCCGCCGGACGAGGCGCTGAACTTCTTCGGCTACACCACGTGGGCGGACGTCTTCTCGGCCTTCGAGAACTACCGCGACTACGACTGGGCCGGCCGCTGGAAGGGCTCCCAGCACTACCAGCTGTACGCCGCCGACATCGACGCCGTCGCCCCGCAGTCCGTCGCGATGCCGTCGCCGCAGCAGATGATGCCGCCCAAGCCCCAGGGCTGGGGCTCGCAGCTGTGGACGCTGATCCGCCGCTACGTCTCGGTGATCGCCTCCGACAAGGGCTTCATCGGCCTGATGCTGATCCTGCCCGCGGTCCTCGGCGTGGTCTCCACGGTCATCCCCGCGACTTTCGGCCTGGCCCCGCCGAAGCCGCCGTCCCAGTTCAACGGCGACGCCGGCACGATCATGCTGATCCTCGCGGTCGGCATGTGCTTCTCGGGCGCCGCCAACTCGGTCCGTGAGCTGATCAAGGAACGCGTCATCTACGAGCGGGAGCGCGCGACCGGCCTGTCCCGGTCCGCCTACCTCATGTCGAAGGTGATCGTCCTCGGCGTCATCACGGCCATCCAGGGCGTCGTCATCTGCGCGATCGGCTTCTTCCCGCGCGACCTGCCCGCCGAGGGCCTGCTGATGCCGCCGGCCGTCGAGCTGTGCCTGTCGGTCATCGCGCTCGGCTTCACCTCGATGATGTTCGGCCTGGTGATCTCCTCACTGGTGAAGACCGCCGAGAAGACCATGCCGCTGCTGGTCATGTTTGCGATCGTCCAGGTCGTCTTCACCGGCATCCTCTTCCAGGTCTACGACTCCCCGGGCCTGGAACAGTTCGCCTGGCTGATGCCGTCCCGCTGGGCCGTCGCCGCCGCCGGCACCACGCTGAACCTCGGCACGCTCATGCCACCGTGGGACCGTGACAACCCGACCAACACCGACCCGCTCTGGGACGCCACGGTCGGCCAGTGGAGCCTGAACATCACCGTCCTGCTGCTCATCGGCATCGCCTGCGGCTTCTTGGTGCAGCGCCTGCTGCGCCGCCACGAGCCCGAGGTCATGCGCGCGGGCAGGTAA
- a CDS encoding transglycosylase SLT domain-containing protein codes for MSASRTPGHSRLTKAHKLSIAGVTTLSAAALAFSLVPAGAVEAETVNAAPVAWTKVVDGVQTKALQQHLSVQQVVADKNAKDAAKAKAEAAAKKEREKKEAASRSAARTPVFANNLDGWIKEALFIMKKEGIPGTYAGIHKNIMRESSGNPMAINNWDINAQNGIPSKGLLQVILPTFKAYHVKGTKFDQYDPVANIVAACNYAADRYGSMDNVNSAY; via the coding sequence ATGTCTGCTTCCCGCACCCCCGGTCACAGTCGTCTGACGAAGGCACACAAGCTGTCCATTGCCGGCGTCACCACCCTGAGTGCCGCCGCGCTCGCCTTCTCCCTCGTTCCGGCCGGCGCCGTGGAGGCCGAGACCGTCAACGCCGCCCCCGTCGCCTGGACCAAGGTCGTCGACGGCGTGCAGACGAAGGCCCTGCAGCAGCACCTCTCCGTTCAGCAGGTCGTCGCGGACAAGAACGCGAAGGACGCCGCCAAGGCCAAGGCCGAGGCCGCCGCGAAGAAGGAGCGCGAGAAGAAGGAGGCCGCCAGCCGGTCTGCCGCCCGCACCCCGGTCTTCGCGAACAACCTGGACGGCTGGATCAAGGAAGCCCTCTTCATCATGAAGAAGGAGGGCATTCCGGGCACCTACGCCGGAATCCACAAGAACATCATGCGTGAGTCCAGCGGCAACCCGATGGCGATCAACAACTGGGACATCAACGCCCAGAACGGCATCCCCAGCAAGGGTCTGCTCCAGGTCATCCTCCCGACCTTCAAGGCGTACCACGTCAAGGGCACCAAGTTCGACCAGTACGACCCGGTCGCCAACATCGTCGCCGCCTGCAACTACGCGGCCGACCGCTACGGCTCGATGGACAACGTCAACAGCGCCTACTAA
- a CDS encoding S-adenosylmethionine:tRNA ribosyltransferase-isomerase translates to MPPELLARVPAEQRGPGLGRDAVRLLVSRGSAEVSLRAFRDLPELLRAGDVLVVNTSATLAAAVDARLGGEDLVVHFSTRGDGGRWAVELRGPAGRGTTRPRAGGPAGAVVELPDGGRLVLEEPVAPGAHRLWWARPLPAPYGVPALLRAHGRPIRYAYTERDQPLSAYQTVFAVPAADGSGSAEMPSAGRPFTAELVARLVSRGVQFAPLTLHTGVSSPEAHEPPYAERYEVSPTTAGLVNAARAAGGRVIAVGTTAVRALESAADAQGLVRPAGGWTDLVVTPERGVRVVDGLLTGLHEPEASHLLMLEAVAGRAAVRLGYAEAVARLCLWHEFGDVHLLLKDENRH, encoded by the coding sequence ATTCCACCGGAGCTGCTGGCCCGGGTCCCCGCCGAGCAGCGCGGGCCGGGGCTGGGGCGGGACGCGGTGCGGCTGCTGGTGTCCCGGGGCAGTGCGGAGGTGTCGCTGCGCGCCTTCCGGGACCTTCCGGAGCTGCTGCGGGCCGGGGACGTGCTGGTGGTGAACACATCGGCCACGCTGGCGGCGGCCGTGGACGCCCGGCTGGGCGGCGAGGACCTGGTGGTGCACTTCTCGACCCGGGGCGACGGGGGCCGCTGGGCGGTGGAGCTGCGCGGCCCGGCCGGCCGGGGGACGACCCGGCCGCGCGCCGGGGGGCCGGCCGGGGCGGTGGTGGAGCTGCCGGACGGGGGCCGTCTCGTCCTGGAGGAGCCCGTGGCGCCGGGCGCCCACCGGCTGTGGTGGGCGCGGCCGCTTCCCGCGCCGTACGGGGTTCCGGCGCTGCTGCGGGCGCACGGGCGGCCGATCCGGTACGCGTACACGGAGCGGGACCAGCCGCTGTCGGCCTACCAGACGGTGTTCGCCGTACCGGCGGCCGACGGCTCGGGCTCGGCGGAGATGCCGAGCGCGGGCCGGCCGTTCACGGCGGAGCTGGTGGCGCGGCTGGTGAGCCGCGGGGTGCAGTTCGCGCCGCTGACCCTGCACACCGGGGTGTCCTCACCGGAGGCGCACGAGCCGCCGTACGCGGAGCGGTACGAGGTGTCCCCGACGACGGCGGGGCTGGTGAACGCGGCGCGGGCCGCCGGGGGCCGGGTGATCGCGGTGGGGACCACGGCGGTGCGGGCCCTGGAGTCGGCCGCGGACGCTCAGGGGCTGGTGCGCCCGGCCGGCGGGTGGACCGATCTGGTGGTGACGCCGGAGCGCGGGGTGCGGGTGGTGGACGGTCTGCTGACCGGACTGCACGAGCCCGAGGCGTCCCATCTGCTGATGCTGGAGGCGGTCGCGGGGCGGGCCGCCGTACGGCTCGGGTATGCCGAGGCGGTGGCCCGTCTCTGCCTCTGGCACGAATTCGGGGATGTCCATCTGCTACTCAAGGATGAGAACCGTCACTGA